The Desulfovibrio legallii genome window below encodes:
- the gyrB gene encoding DNA topoisomerase (ATP-hydrolyzing) subunit B, translating into MAPDTSGNGGYNASSITILEGLSAVRKRPAMYIGSTDGRGLHHLVYEVVDNSIDEAMAGYCSHITVILHADNSVTVRDDGRGIPVDLHPKEGVPAVQVVMTKLHAGGKFDNSSYKVSGGLHGVGVSCVNALSEELTVTVRRDGKRYRQHYSRGVPQDELAVISEGVEGHGTTVTFRPDEEIFEVLEFSYETLKKRFEELAYLNKGLTIECVDERTGENHMFHAEGGIRQFVGDLNSGEQGIHPIIFGEGMVDNVTVDFALQYNAGYKENILTFANNIRTKEGGTHLVGFRTALTRAINAYIKSQPDLSKKMKNTALSGDDVREGLTAVVSVKLPQPQFEGQTKTKLGNSEVAGLVAGVVYDRLNVYFEENPKDIRLIIDKAVDAARARDAARRAKELVRRKGALSDNALPGKLADCQSKDPGESELFIVEGDSAGGSAKQGRNPKNQAILPLRGKILNTERTRFDRMLANKEVKALITAMGAGIGEEDTDLDKLRYHKIIIMTDADVDGAHIRTLLLTFFFRQYQEMVERGFVYIAQPPLYRVHNSRMERFIKDDPELNEFLLSRVSEDVAVLAANGKVYSGKVMVELMERIEKLENRINDAELGGNPRELFLTLVTYSRQIDPELLQNKDEDLLRWLNEHDYMLTLEREQSEDEEERLFAVFENSGGHHTRRGMEFFNSRLYRQTWQMFDDLRQECGGLNFRLRRKDGEAEAESLFALMGMVLDEARKGINIQRYKGLGEMNPEQLWVTTMNPENRVLLQVSVEDANEASDAFEELMGDRVEPRREFIERNALAVHDLDI; encoded by the coding sequence ATGGCTCCTGACACCTCCGGCAACGGCGGCTACAACGCCTCTTCCATCACCATTCTTGAGGGCCTGTCGGCCGTGCGCAAGCGCCCGGCCATGTATATCGGCTCCACGGACGGGCGGGGCCTGCACCATCTGGTTTATGAGGTGGTGGATAACTCCATTGACGAGGCCATGGCGGGCTATTGTTCGCACATTACCGTCATTCTGCATGCGGACAACAGCGTTACCGTGCGGGACGACGGCCGCGGCATTCCCGTGGACCTCCATCCCAAGGAAGGCGTGCCTGCCGTTCAGGTGGTCATGACCAAGCTGCACGCCGGCGGCAAGTTTGACAATTCGAGCTACAAGGTTTCCGGCGGTCTGCACGGCGTGGGCGTGTCCTGCGTTAACGCTCTTTCTGAAGAGCTCACCGTCACTGTGCGGCGTGACGGCAAGCGCTATCGGCAGCACTATTCCCGTGGGGTGCCGCAGGATGAGCTTGCGGTCATCAGCGAGGGCGTGGAAGGTCACGGCACTACCGTGACCTTCAGGCCGGACGAAGAAATTTTTGAAGTCCTGGAGTTTTCTTACGAGACGCTCAAAAAACGCTTTGAAGAGCTGGCCTATCTCAACAAGGGCCTGACCATCGAATGCGTGGACGAACGTACCGGTGAAAACCACATGTTTCACGCCGAAGGCGGTATCCGGCAGTTTGTGGGCGACCTCAATTCCGGCGAACAGGGCATTCACCCCATTATTTTCGGCGAAGGCATGGTGGACAATGTCACCGTGGACTTTGCCCTGCAGTACAATGCGGGCTACAAAGAAAATATCCTCACCTTTGCCAACAACATCCGCACCAAGGAAGGCGGCACCCACCTGGTGGGCTTTCGCACGGCCCTGACCCGCGCCATCAACGCCTACATCAAGAGCCAGCCGGATCTTTCTAAAAAAATGAAAAACACGGCCCTTTCCGGCGATGACGTGCGCGAGGGCCTTACTGCCGTGGTCAGCGTCAAGCTGCCCCAACCCCAATTTGAGGGCCAGACCAAGACCAAGCTCGGCAACAGCGAAGTGGCCGGCCTGGTGGCCGGTGTGGTCTACGACCGCCTCAATGTGTATTTTGAAGAAAACCCCAAGGATATCCGCCTGATCATCGACAAGGCCGTGGACGCCGCCCGTGCGCGCGACGCGGCCCGCCGCGCCAAGGAGCTGGTGCGGCGTAAGGGAGCGCTTTCAGACAACGCCCTGCCCGGCAAGCTGGCCGACTGCCAGAGCAAAGATCCCGGCGAATCTGAATTGTTTATCGTGGAGGGCGACTCCGCAGGCGGTTCGGCCAAGCAGGGCCGTAACCCCAAAAATCAGGCTATTTTGCCTTTGCGCGGCAAAATTCTGAATACCGAGCGCACCCGTTTTGACCGCATGCTGGCCAACAAGGAAGTAAAGGCCCTCATCACGGCTATGGGCGCGGGCATTGGCGAAGAAGACACGGATCTGGACAAGCTGCGCTACCACAAAATCATCATCATGACTGATGCCGATGTGGACGGCGCGCATATCCGCACTCTGTTGCTGACCTTCTTTTTCCGGCAGTATCAGGAAATGGTGGAGCGCGGCTTTGTCTACATTGCCCAACCGCCTCTTTACCGCGTGCACAATTCCCGCATGGAACGCTTTATCAAGGATGACCCGGAACTGAACGAGTTTCTGCTTTCCCGCGTGAGTGAAGACGTGGCTGTGCTGGCCGCCAACGGCAAGGTTTACAGCGGCAAGGTCATGGTGGAGCTCATGGAGCGCATTGAAAAGCTGGAAAACCGCATCAACGATGCGGAACTGGGCGGCAACCCGCGCGAGCTCTTCCTCACCTTGGTCACCTATTCCCGGCAGATAGACCCGGAACTGCTCCAGAACAAGGACGAAGACCTGCTCCGGTGGCTCAACGAACACGATTATATGCTTACTCTGGAACGGGAACAGAGCGAAGACGAAGAGGAGCGCCTCTTCGCTGTCTTTGAAAATTCCGGCGGCCACCACACCAGGCGCGGTATGGAATTTTTTAACTCGCGCCTCTACCGCCAGACCTGGCAGATGTTTGACGACCTGCGCCAGGAATGCGGCGGGCTCAATTTCCGCCTGCGTCGTAAAGACGGCGAAGCTGAAGCGGAAAGCCTTTTTGCCCTCATGGGCATGGTGCTGGACGAAGCCCGCAAGGGCATCAATATCCAGCGCTATAAAGGCCTGGGCGAAATGAACCCGGAACAGCTTTGGGTCACCACTATGAACCCTGAAAACCGTGTGCTTCTTCAGGTTTCTGTGGAAGACGCCAATGAAGCCTCCGACGCTTTTGAAGAACTCATGGGCGACCGCGTGGAACCCCGCCGGGAGTTTATCGAGCGCAACGCCCTGGCTGTGCACGATTTGGATATTTAA
- the dnaN gene encoding DNA polymerase III subunit beta: MKLTVNKEQIIEGLLKAAAILPAKAGTQYLRSIWLKAEDGRLEVMATDATLEFTGRYPAEVEEPGLVGVQGRAFVDLVRQLPGGLLRLSLDAASGNLHLEQGRRSYKLPVSGAEWFQNVSAFPEENAVAWSGDFLQDVLDKVSFCIDDDDSRDAIACLCMKPQENGRIDVCGLNGHQFALVSFTHDDLAARLPQEGMLIQKKYLQDIKKWLGVDEIELNLTDKRLYLRTVNGDETLSLPRAGHQYPDYNVFLGRLTDESMRPMSLDRKELMEALGRILIFNTESDRCTYMDLSAAEVQLSAQGQDVGSANESLEVSYTGDIQRIAFPTRNLLDILGHFVSAKVEMLLTGTEGPCGIRGAEDPDYTVIIMPMRISETTYYSEEDV; this comes from the coding sequence ATGAAACTTACTGTAAACAAAGAGCAGATCATCGAAGGTCTGCTGAAGGCCGCAGCTATTCTTCCTGCCAAAGCCGGCACGCAGTATCTGCGCTCCATCTGGCTCAAGGCCGAGGACGGCCGTCTGGAAGTGATGGCTACGGACGCCACCTTGGAATTTACGGGCCGGTATCCTGCGGAAGTGGAGGAACCCGGCCTGGTGGGCGTGCAGGGGCGCGCCTTTGTGGACTTGGTGCGCCAGCTGCCTGGCGGTCTGCTGCGCCTTTCTCTGGATGCGGCTTCGGGCAACCTGCACCTGGAGCAGGGTCGGCGCAGCTACAAGCTGCCCGTGAGCGGGGCGGAATGGTTTCAGAATGTTTCTGCCTTTCCGGAAGAAAACGCCGTGGCCTGGTCCGGGGATTTTCTGCAGGACGTGTTGGACAAGGTTTCTTTTTGCATTGACGATGACGACAGCCGCGACGCCATTGCCTGCCTCTGCATGAAGCCGCAGGAAAATGGCCGTATTGACGTCTGCGGGCTCAACGGCCACCAGTTTGCCCTGGTTTCCTTTACCCACGATGACTTGGCCGCCCGCCTGCCGCAGGAAGGCATGCTCATTCAGAAAAAGTATTTACAGGACATCAAAAAATGGCTGGGCGTGGACGAAATTGAGCTGAACCTCACGGACAAACGCCTTTATCTGCGCACGGTCAACGGCGATGAAACGCTGAGTCTGCCCCGGGCCGGTCACCAGTATCCGGACTACAATGTTTTTCTTGGCCGCCTTACGGACGAAAGCATGCGGCCCATGAGCCTGGATCGCAAAGAGCTCATGGAGGCCCTGGGCCGCATCCTCATTTTTAATACGGAAAGCGACCGCTGCACCTACATGGACCTGAGCGCCGCGGAAGTGCAGCTTTCCGCCCAGGGCCAGGACGTGGGTTCGGCTAATGAAAGCCTGGAAGTAAGCTACACGGGCGATATTCAGCGTATTGCCTTTCCTACCCGCAATCTTTTGGATATTCTGGGGCATTTTGTTTCCGCCAAGGTAGAGATGCTGCTTACCGGCACGGAAGGCCCCTGCGGCATCCGCGGTGCGGAAGACCCGGACTATACGGTCATCATCATGCCCATGCGCATTTCTGAAACGACCTATTACAGTGAGGAAGACGTTTAA